A part of Ananas comosus cultivar F153 unplaced genomic scaffold, ASM154086v1, whole genome shotgun sequence genomic DNA contains:
- the LOC109704780 gene encoding heavy metal-associated isoprenylated plant protein 43-like: MAIKQKMEIKVQVECKNVRQRAMKIASLTDGVENVGVEGDKLVITGTGIYWVTLLKLLEKKLGCIQLLTLAEVKPPPPKKEEPAKPPPEKEKPKPPPPPCSQPPGPPMCFVVDSPCSDPCSIL; this comes from the exons ATGGCAATAAAG CAAAAGATGGAGATTAAAGTGCAAGTGGAGTGCAAAAACGTGAGGCAACGTGCCATGAAAATTGCTTCACTAACAGATG GTGTTGAAAACGTGGGAGTGGAGGGAGATAAGCTGGTGATAACTGGGACTGGAATTTACTGGGTCACACTGCTCAAGTTGTTGGAGAAGAAATTAGGGTGTATACAACTCCTCACACTGGCAGAGGtgaagccgccgccgccgaagaaAGAAGAACCAGCGAAGCCGCcgccggagaaggagaagcCGAAGCCCCCGCCGCCTCCTTGCTCACAACCACCTGGTCCTCCTATGTGTTTTGTGGTCGATTCCCCTTGCTCTGATCCTTGCTCCATTTTGTGA